The genomic DNA AACTCCAGGTGGCAACGACTTTAACGCTGCGTGGCAGGCCTCAGTCCCACCACTCACATCCGAGGGATATAAAGTCCAAACACCGTGGCTGTACAGGTTCTTAAAGAACCCGGAACCAATACGAAGGACAACTGTGTTACGGATGCCTCGCTTCAACATGAGTGACGAGGAAGCACAGACATTAGCGAACTACTTCTCCGCTAAAGATGGTGTCCCATTCCCATATCAGACAATTCCACAAAACCAACTCGACTATCAGGCCCAACAGGCAAATACTTACCACAGTGAATTCCCTGATGCAGAGATTGACTACTTGAGTGCATCATGGAACGTACTGAATGGCCCGCTCTGTCGAAAATGCCACAACGTTGGTGGAAATGTTGTCAACGACCCAAAACAGGTCAAAGGCCCAAATCTGCAACGTGTTGAAAGCCGCCTGCGACCAGAATGGACGCAACTCTGGGTATACAAACCAATGTGGGTTTATCCATACACAGCGATGCCTGAAAACTTCCCTTCAGATAAACCAGCTGAAATGAAAAAGATGTTCGGCGGCGAGAACCCCCGCCAAGCTCAGTCAGTCATAGACGCCTTGTTTAACTACGCAGATCTCATCGAAGTTCATGGTGAGACAACATATAACCCCGAATCTGCAACGCCTCCAGCACAACCAGGAGGTGCGGAATGATGATTCGTATGCAAACTCAACAGACATTTCTTGCCGTCCTATTCTTGTCGGTGGTGACAATGAGTGGTTGCGATCCTTCTGTTCGACGTGAAGGCGTCGGTGGAGGGGCTCGTAGCCCAGTCCACGTGACACTGCTCACCGAAGGTGGTTTAGGCGAGTCGGAAGCTGAAGCAATTCAAAATGCTGGCCCGAAGATCACAGAGTTTGGGACAGTACGAGGCAAAATTTCAGTTGAAGGAGCCCTCCCCAACTTTGCACCTTTACTTGCACAAGGCGAGCCAACGAAAGATGCAATCTGCAGCGAAATGGCAGTTCCGAACCAGTCAGCAGTCGGCGAAAACGGTGGACTTGGAAACGTCTTTATCTATTTGAAACGCGTACCAAATGTCGATGTTCCTGCACCTCCAACTGAGCAAATCGATTTTGATCAACAAGGGTGTGTTTTCATTCCACACGCCCAAGTTGTTCAGGTTGGACAACCTATCTTGTTAAAAAATTCAGATCCCGTTGCTCACAACGTGAACGTCAAAGGACAAGCAAACACATTCAATTCAACCATCACTCCTTTGAACGCTGCAAATGTCAATTACCAATTTGAATTTGCTGAATCAAAACCAGCATTAGTGATCTGTGACTTCCATGTCTGGATGTCATCATACGTGATGCCGGTTGATCATCCCTGGGCGACTGTCACAAACATGGATGGCACTTTTGAAATCCCAAATGCACCAGCGACAAACTTAGAATTTGTCATCTGGCATGAAAAGCTTGGTTATATTGAACGCTCATTGTCGGTTGATGTCCCCGCGAACGGAGAAGCGTCCCCTATCGAAATCACAGTCAGTGCCGACAAGCTGGCAAAATAGAACCATCAACGAATGCGCGGATTGTTACCATGATTAATCGCAAGCACAATCAGTTCCTGATCTTGCTGGCACTCGTGTTTGTCACGGGTTGTGCCCCCAAAGCAGATCGTGAATCGACAAATGTCGAACCTGCCTCAGACGTCGACATCTCAGTAGGTGAAGTCGCAGTCGAGGAAGTAGAGGAAGCTCCCGCACCGAGTGAACCTGCAGCAGCACCTAGCAACACAGAGACTGCAACAGCCTCTTCGAAAGAATCAGCACCAGCTGCAGCGGCACCAAAGAAAGAAATGGCCAAGCCGTCAGAGACAGCAAAACCTGCTGAAACTCCAACTCCAAATGCGACAGCTAGTCATACAGGACCAGCGAAATTTTTCGGTCGAGTCTCAGTCAAAGGGACCGCTCCAAACTTACCGCCTCTATTAGAAAAAGGCGCTGAAACTAAGGATGCCATCTGTGCCGATGTCGCTGTCCCGAATGAAAAGGCAGTCGTCTCGAAAGATGGTGGCCTTGCGAATGTCTTTGTCTACATGAAAAGAGCTCCTAAATCAGGTGTCCCCGCACCTAAGCAAGACGAAGTTGTCGAAATTGACCAAAAAGGTTGTGTCTTCTTGCCACACGCTAAAATTGTTCGTGTTGGCCAGCCAGTTTTATTGAAGAACTCCGACCCAGTTGCTCACAACGTCAACGTCAAAGGTTTTCAAAACTCCTATAACAATGTTGTGACAGCCAATGGCAGCACAGAGCATACATTTGAATTCGTAGAAGGGACACCGGCGTTGACCGGCTGTGACTTCCACACCTTTATGACTGCTTACATCCTTCCCTTGGATCACCCTTGGGGAGCTGTTACAGATGAGAATGGGAATTTTGAGATCACCGATCTCCCTGATGGAACTTGGACCTTTGTTTTGTGGCATGAAGCGGTCGGATATGTTGAACGCTCCGTCAAAGTTGAAGCTGCCCAAAACACTGCCGTTGAAATGAAATTTGAAGTCAATGCGTCAAAATTGTCGCAGTAACCTCCAAGAGTATCGAGGTTTTCCTGTGAGAACCATTTGCACACTACTGTTGATCTGTCTGACCTCCGGATGCGGTGGAAAACTTGAGTTTTCTAATCGCGAGGAGTACAAGACCTTGTCGCCCTATGCGCAAGATTATCTGGATAAGGTCCTCCTGACTTACTTCGGTGAGCCGACCGAGATGGTCGCTTGGGACAAACTCCCCTTGAATATGCACTACGCACAAGGGACTGTCCAAGATGGATCAGGACGACAATTGTCACTAGAACTCAGCGAACCACACACTGCGATTCCCGAGGGGACTGAAGTCCTTTGGATGGGTGGGAACCTTGCTGGCCAGCCGAGTTCATGGATTAAAACTTGGAACGAAGAAAAACATCTTGCAACCCTTGAGATGCCGCTCGCTTCAAACCCTGATGAAGGGACACCGGTTATCTTAGGTCCAGGAGAAATTCTGGCGGATGGACGCATGCTGTATGCAGAACATTGTCAGCATTGCCATGGCGTCACTGGAGATGGTATGGGACCGACAGCTCCCTACCTGAACCCAAAACCACGCGACTACCGCAGAGGAATTTTCAAGTTCACTACTACGCAGAGTTCAAAGAAAGCAAGTCGTCACGACCTTAAGAACGTCATTGAAAATGGTGTTCCGGGGACTTACATGCCCTCTTTCAAACTTCTCACAGAAGAAGAATCGACGGCTATCACAGAGTATGTCATGTGGCTAGCAATGCGTGGAGAAGTCGAATACCAATTGATTCGTTTACTAGGTGATGGATACTCACTTGAAGCCATTGCAGACAGAACTGAAGATGGTTCTGAAACTGCTACTGAAATTCAAAATGAGTTTCTCGAATCGGTGAACGATCCCGATTCATTTCCAGCTGAGGTCGACTCAATTGTCAGTCGTCTTGCCAATGACTGGGAATCGTCACAAGAAGAAGCTTCTGAAGTTCGTCCTTTAACTCCTCGTGTCCCGTATTCGAAAGAGTCAATTGCCAAAGGTCGAGCATTATATCTTAAAGATAGTTTGAAATGTGCCCAGTGCCATGGTGAAGCTGGATTTGGAGATGGCTCACAGACGCTAGCAGTATCGAAGGATGAAGCTGGCCAGGATAACGTTGGCCTCGGCTTGTACGACACTTGGGGAAATCATGTCAAACCAAGAAACTTACACACCGGTATTTACCGAGGTGGTCGTCGTCCAATCGACTTGTATTCTCGACTGTATGCTGGAATTAAGGGAACACCTATGCCAGCGTTTTCGACGACTTTGCTTCGTCGATCAAATCCTGAAGATCCGAATTCAGAAATGACGGATGAAGATATTTGGCACCTTGTCAACTACATCTACAGCGTTCCGTTTGAAGATGTTCAAGCTGGCTCGGAATCTCAAGCGGTTGATCCAGCACCTGCGAGTGATGACCCGACTGAGAATGAAGTCGCAGCGAAGTAGTCCGATTCTTTCTGTTTTGAAGCATATGACCGGATGAGGTTATTCCCGTGAAGTGGTTTTGGTGTTTATTCTTTGCATTCTGGCCAACTCTAACAGTCGCACTCTGTTTAGCGTCGCCAGGTTTAGGGTGGTGGTTTCCCGGTGAAGCCGCTTCACCCTTGGGACAGCGCATTGACGATTTGTTCTATTTGATTCTCATCATTTGCACGATTGCCTTTATTGGAACTCAAGCGGGTCTTGCATATGTGTTGTTCCGCGGTGCGTATGACACAGAACCAGAAGCTGTAACCAAGAAAGCCTGGCACTCTCATGGTAGTCATGAGTTGGAAGTGATCTGGAGTGTTATCCCAGCGATCGTCCTGCTGTTCATTGCATTTTATCAAATGGACGTTTGGGCGGAATATCGTGTGAAAAGCGCGTTCCCTCGTGATAAGATGGAAACCGCCCTGAAACGAGTGAATCAAAAGCGAACGACAAAAGACAGCTTAGCACTGGCAGAAGTGACTGCTCGTCAGTTCGAATGGCTCATTCGGTATCCAGGGTTCAACGATGACGGAACCCTGAAGCCACTCATGAAAGACCCTCAGCCAACAGATCTTTACGCTGTTAACGATTTGCATTTGCCAGCAAGTGCTCCCGTAATGATCAACCTGAGAACAATGGATGTTCAGCACTCATTCTTCTTGCCAGAACTACGTATTAAGCAAGATGCAGTTCCAGGACTAACAATCCCGATCTGGCTTGAAGCAAACAAGCAACAGACATATCAGCTTCTCTGTGCAGAATTGTGCGGATGGGGTCACTACAAAATGAAAGCCCGATTCGTTGCGGAATCGGATGAAAACTTTATTGAATACCTTCGTCAACTGGAGCGTGAACAAAACGAAGATCGCGTTGACGATGAACCAGAACCCAGTGACGAGTAGTTGTCGTAATCCCGCAGAGTAAACATGCCCATTTAACCATGTTACTTTTGTGATTTTGCAAACATATTAGAACTGATCCTGAAACTTGAAATTGGTCTCCCAAACGTTGAGGAAAGCGACCATTTCAATGCTTTTCGGAATGGTTCTACTTATCATGTGAATAATTTTATTGGAGTGAGGCGGTGAGTTCAGTCGCAGCCACAGCAGATTCAGCCGGACACGATCACGACCATGGGCATCACGCACATGTGGATGATCATCTTGCTTTGTTAAAAGCCGTACCTTTCTGGTCGACAGATCATAAGGTCATCGGTATTCAGTTTCTTCTCACCACCTTAGTGATGATGATGGTGGGAGGAGCATTGGCCTTGGGTGTGCGCTGGCAACTTGCATTCCCGTGGGAAAACATGCCCATAATTGGTGCTTTTTTCCCTGCCTCTGCAGGTGGGCAGGTCACTCCCGAATTTTACACCATGCTATTCACGATGCATGCAACAGTGATGATCTTCCTGGTGATCATTCCTGTTCTTGCTGGTGCGTTCGGGAACTTCCTGATACCGCTGATGATAGGTGCGGACGACATGGCGTTTCCGCTGCTGAACGCATTGAGTTTTTGGGTCATGCTACCCGCGATTTTCTTCTTCGGAATGAGTTTCGTCTGGAATGATGGATGGGGTCCTAACGCTGGTCCAGGAGCTGGTTGGACATCGTACCCTGCACTCTCCGCAATCAAGGCAGCCGCACCGGGATCCGGCTGGGCACAGTTTTGGTGGTTGATGGGTGTGACATGTGTTGGATTCTCATCGATGATGGGATCGATTAACTACATGACTACGATCATTAACATGCGAGCACCTGGAATGACTTTGCTCAGGATGCCACTAACCATCTGGGGCATGTTTATTACCGCAGTCCTACAAGCATTTGCCCTGCCTGTTTTAACTGCTGCTGGATTTATGCTGGTTGCAGACCGAACCTTAGGAACATGCTTCTTTATCCCATCTGGATTGGTGGTGAACAATGCCGCACCGACCGTTGGTGGGGGACAGACGCTTCTTTGGCAACACCTGTTCTGGTTTTATTCGCACCCAGCGGTGTACATCATGGTCCTTCCCGCAATGGGAATGGTTTCAGATATGCTCGCTTGTATGTCACGCAAACCGATCTTCGGTTACAAGCCGATGGTTTATTCACTGGCAGCGATTGCTGGTCTCGGATTTATCGTGTGGGGTCACCACATGTTTATCTCGGGAATGAATCCAGCTCTCGGAATGACTTTCATGATTTCAACGATCATGATTGCACTTCCTTCAGCGGTGAAGGTGTTCAACTGGATCGGTACGATCTGGGGTGGAAAGCCCGAGTTTAATGTCATCTTTTTAAATTGTGTTGCTTTCGTCTCAATGTTTATCGTTGGTGGACTTTCCGGAATTTTCATGGCAGCAGTCCCTGTCGATATCTACATTCACGACACCTACTTCATTGTAGCTCACTTCCACTATGTCCTCTTCGGATCAACATTGTTTGCAGTCTTTGGAGCGATTCACTTCTGGTATCCGAAAATGTTCGGTCGCTTCATGAGTGAGGGATGGGGGAAGCTTCACTTCTTCCTGACTTTCATTGGTTTCAACGGAACGTTTTTCCCAATGCACCTGCTAGGTGTTGCCGGAATGCCGCGCCGTTACGCAGACCCTTACCTGTACCCTTACCTTGAACATCTTCTCCCACTAAATCAGTTCATGACAGTTTCTGCAGCCGTTATGGGATTTGCACAATTCATCCTGATCGGCAACTTCATCTTCAGCCTGTTTTCTAGTCGCAAAGCAGGTCGTAATCCCTGGAATGCGAACGGGCTCGAATGGCATGCTCCGTCGCCTCCGGGACATGGAAACTTCGATATTCCAGCTGTTGTTTATCGAGGCCCATATGAATATTCCAGCCCTGAGCATGATTCTGACTACTGGCCCCAAGCTGAGGTTCCAAAACCAGT from Thalassoglobus polymorphus includes the following:
- a CDS encoding cupredoxin domain-containing protein; this translates as MMIRMQTQQTFLAVLFLSVVTMSGCDPSVRREGVGGGARSPVHVTLLTEGGLGESEAEAIQNAGPKITEFGTVRGKISVEGALPNFAPLLAQGEPTKDAICSEMAVPNQSAVGENGGLGNVFIYLKRVPNVDVPAPPTEQIDFDQQGCVFIPHAQVVQVGQPILLKNSDPVAHNVNVKGQANTFNSTITPLNAANVNYQFEFAESKPALVICDFHVWMSSYVMPVDHPWATVTNMDGTFEIPNAPATNLEFVIWHEKLGYIERSLSVDVPANGEASPIEITVSADKLAK
- a CDS encoding cytochrome c oxidase subunit II, whose amino-acid sequence is MKWFWCLFFAFWPTLTVALCLASPGLGWWFPGEAASPLGQRIDDLFYLILIICTIAFIGTQAGLAYVLFRGAYDTEPEAVTKKAWHSHGSHELEVIWSVIPAIVLLFIAFYQMDVWAEYRVKSAFPRDKMETALKRVNQKRTTKDSLALAEVTARQFEWLIRYPGFNDDGTLKPLMKDPQPTDLYAVNDLHLPASAPVMINLRTMDVQHSFFLPELRIKQDAVPGLTIPIWLEANKQQTYQLLCAELCGWGHYKMKARFVAESDENFIEYLRQLEREQNEDRVDDEPEPSDE
- a CDS encoding cytochrome c oxidase subunit I; the protein is MSSVAATADSAGHDHDHGHHAHVDDHLALLKAVPFWSTDHKVIGIQFLLTTLVMMMVGGALALGVRWQLAFPWENMPIIGAFFPASAGGQVTPEFYTMLFTMHATVMIFLVIIPVLAGAFGNFLIPLMIGADDMAFPLLNALSFWVMLPAIFFFGMSFVWNDGWGPNAGPGAGWTSYPALSAIKAAAPGSGWAQFWWLMGVTCVGFSSMMGSINYMTTIINMRAPGMTLLRMPLTIWGMFITAVLQAFALPVLTAAGFMLVADRTLGTCFFIPSGLVVNNAAPTVGGGQTLLWQHLFWFYSHPAVYIMVLPAMGMVSDMLACMSRKPIFGYKPMVYSLAAIAGLGFIVWGHHMFISGMNPALGMTFMISTIMIALPSAVKVFNWIGTIWGGKPEFNVIFLNCVAFVSMFIVGGLSGIFMAAVPVDIYIHDTYFIVAHFHYVLFGSTLFAVFGAIHFWYPKMFGRFMSEGWGKLHFFLTFIGFNGTFFPMHLLGVAGMPRRYADPYLYPYLEHLLPLNQFMTVSAAVMGFAQFILIGNFIFSLFSSRKAGRNPWNANGLEWHAPSPPGHGNFDIPAVVYRGPYEYSSPEHDSDYWPQAEVPKPVVEHESETTPKIAPA
- a CDS encoding carboxypeptidase-like regulatory domain-containing protein → MINRKHNQFLILLALVFVTGCAPKADRESTNVEPASDVDISVGEVAVEEVEEAPAPSEPAAAPSNTETATASSKESAPAAAAPKKEMAKPSETAKPAETPTPNATASHTGPAKFFGRVSVKGTAPNLPPLLEKGAETKDAICADVAVPNEKAVVSKDGGLANVFVYMKRAPKSGVPAPKQDEVVEIDQKGCVFLPHAKIVRVGQPVLLKNSDPVAHNVNVKGFQNSYNNVVTANGSTEHTFEFVEGTPALTGCDFHTFMTAYILPLDHPWGAVTDENGNFEITDLPDGTWTFVLWHEAVGYVERSVKVEAAQNTAVEMKFEVNASKLSQ
- a CDS encoding c-type cytochrome, coding for MSPYAQDYLDKVLLTYFGEPTEMVAWDKLPLNMHYAQGTVQDGSGRQLSLELSEPHTAIPEGTEVLWMGGNLAGQPSSWIKTWNEEKHLATLEMPLASNPDEGTPVILGPGEILADGRMLYAEHCQHCHGVTGDGMGPTAPYLNPKPRDYRRGIFKFTTTQSSKKASRHDLKNVIENGVPGTYMPSFKLLTEEESTAITEYVMWLAMRGEVEYQLIRLLGDGYSLEAIADRTEDGSETATEIQNEFLESVNDPDSFPAEVDSIVSRLANDWESSQEEASEVRPLTPRVPYSKESIAKGRALYLKDSLKCAQCHGEAGFGDGSQTLAVSKDEAGQDNVGLGLYDTWGNHVKPRNLHTGIYRGGRRPIDLYSRLYAGIKGTPMPAFSTTLLRRSNPEDPNSEMTDEDIWHLVNYIYSVPFEDVQAGSESQAVDPAPASDDPTENEVAAK